The Aureispira anguillae genome contains a region encoding:
- a CDS encoding FISUMP domain-containing protein, producing MKTRLKFSALSLIAIFAIHSQATAQDFNDEKLTMESSSSELLEHIEDVNKNYQTYNTTSNSTCPSSILDSRDNESYAVVQIGNKCWFAEDLNYNTPGSRPNSQLAPGSGRLYHWSEVMNNYTSSGARGACPYGWHVPTDAEWNDLEIAVGLNASDATQTGNRGSHAPSLKSVNHWPSGAGTNSSGFNVEPNGYYGVISSSGAIGYGSHGDGAYYWTSTTGSNSSWAWGRSLYLSNSTVRRSLNLKTHNKYSCRCVSNNTVVAVSKVAPSNVSEIEVYPNPTTGRITIDLKEETGEVFVQVFSVSGQLVYEAENVQGDSHQLELNQPEGIYFVEVTTTEGKERFKVVKLQ from the coding sequence ATGAAAACAAGACTTAAATTTTCAGCACTATCATTAATCGCCATTTTTGCAATTCATTCTCAAGCAACAGCACAAGATTTTAACGATGAAAAACTAACTATGGAATCTAGTTCTAGTGAATTGCTAGAACATATAGAAGACGTGAATAAAAATTATCAGACCTACAATACTACTTCTAATAGTACTTGTCCTTCTTCTATCTTAGATTCAAGAGACAATGAATCGTATGCTGTTGTACAAATCGGAAATAAATGCTGGTTTGCTGAAGATTTAAATTATAATACACCTGGTTCTAGACCTAATTCTCAACTTGCACCAGGTAGTGGAAGGCTATATCATTGGAGTGAAGTAATGAACAACTATACCTCCAGTGGCGCAAGGGGAGCTTGTCCTTATGGTTGGCACGTTCCTACTGATGCCGAATGGAATGACCTTGAAATTGCTGTAGGGTTGAATGCTTCTGATGCAACGCAGACAGGGAATAGAGGGAGCCATGCACCGAGCCTTAAATCTGTCAATCATTGGCCTTCTGGGGCTGGTACCAATAGCTCTGGATTTAATGTAGAACCTAATGGGTATTATGGTGTTATATCATCTTCAGGAGCAATAGGATATGGGAGCCATGGAGATGGAGCTTATTATTGGACTTCTACAACAGGGAGTAATAGTTCTTGGGCATGGGGAAGGTCATTGTATCTTTCTAATAGCACGGTTCGCAGATCATTAAACTTGAAGACACACAATAAGTATTCTTGTAGATGTGTCTCTAATAATACAGTGGTAGCTGTTTCTAAGGTAGCTCCATCAAACGTTAGCGAAATAGAGGTTTATCCTAATCCGACTACTGGACGCATTACGATTGACTTAAAAGAAGAAACAGGAGAGGTATTTGTTCAGGTATTTTCTGTAAGTGGGCAATTGGTTTACGAGGCAGAAAACGTACAAGGCGATAGCCATCAGTTGGAATTGAATCAACCTGAAGGAATTTATTTTGTAGAAGTAACAACTACGGAAGGAAAAGAACGTTTTAAGGTGGTAAAGTTGCAGTAA
- a CDS encoding alpha-2-macroglobulin family protein produces MNTTKLSGLFFALAFVFGACTTEYTPTKVAYNQAYDEYLSAFTSGEISKKSTIRVVFQNELTTTVNAPIYPNPFSFEPVLEGEAVWSDKQTIEFIPKGDLTSGQIYTAQLNLSKLLPNLSSDLANFTFQFKAKDQFINVSPLASTVTKDKNNTWMELEGELTTHDVEDVEGIEKVLTAYDGDRPLKINWKHQNGKKHRFSIENVQQKAKAYPITWKWNGKPLNSKTIGEYSFNIPPEGDFMHTNTYRYNSPEQHIILEFSDLLDTEQNLEGLVQLAGKNIKYAIEENKIKLFTDGNLLGKKQLKISGEIKSTFGKKLGSPLTETITFSDTKPKVEWLGKGNIIPKSKKMPVVFKTVNLNAVDVRVIKVKEKNIKQFFQVNRIDGDSELKRVGTVVLEKKIALDKTKGLNLSEWTNHSLDLADLITPELGAVYEIALGFSQSYSLYPCEASDAEEGHYEAIDMMDLPKNWDSPNYSSSYWDNYDDDYDYGDLNNPCSRYYYRPNLVAKRNILASDLGIIAKQGDNGSLFVVNNLQTTEPLKSVELEFYDYHQELIGTAKTDKEGMASPSLAKKPFFLIAKLGDQRGYLRLDDGSALSMSRFDVAGSTYHKGLKGFIYGERGVWRPGDELFLNFILEDKDKTLPANHPVVFTLKDSRGSIVVKKTSTKGVNGIYNFTCQTDEEAPTGNYLATVRVGGAKFSKNIKVEAIKPNRLKMDLDFGVKELSVENKSLEGRLTSTWLHGAVAKNLKAKVEVTLSEGKTKFVKYSEYAFHDPAREFSPEDKVIFEDKLDENGKATVKTTIAANRQGPGMLKANFRMKVFEPGGDFSISQFSMPYHPYKTYVGVRIPKGDEARNMLLTDVKHDIEIVALDKDGELVDEAELEVKLYKLEWKWWFDKNRDEVSSYRGKVYGTEVTSGKVSTKNGKATWQMEVKYPNWGRYLVRVSNGKTGHSTGKVFYIDWPGWAGRSTENDPGGATALNFTADAKKYKVGDEITLNIPTGQAGRALVSIENGTKIVEAHWVETQKGATQFKFKATAAMAPNAYASVSLLQPHAQTKNDLPIRMYGAIPLKVEDPSTHLEPEMVIPDELRPGQEFAMSVKERKGGPMAYTIAIVDEGLLDLTRFKTPSPWNTFYKREALGVKTWDMYNDVLGAFGGDVKSLLSIGGDGAAADRARKKPDRFKPVVIYLGPFYLKEGETANHKFTMPNYVGSVRAMVVAANDGAYGSTEKAIPVRQPLMVLGTVPRVLGVGESFKLPVTVFAMKENIKNVDVKVETSGLIDVAGKKTGNVTFKEPGNDLTYFELLTRYRVGAGHIKITVSSGKESATYETDVIVRNANPRETLVAHQTLEDKQSWKQTYKPIGMMGTNHGVMEVSSIPPMNLGKRLKYLIRYPYGCVEQTTSSVFPQVYLTALMDLPEQKKEKITTNIKAGIKRLYRYQNPSGAMAYWPGQADDLWATNYAGHFMIEAKKAGYTVTDEFMKAWIAFQTSTAQKWTAKGTVSDDLTQAYRLFLLALAGKPDLGSMNRMRLKQSKAEAVAARWYLAAAYHMAGQKEVAKTIATKAVLTALPYKGSNAASTFGSQFRDQALILQALSIMNLRNNANDIVKTISDKLASDNWLNTQETAQALVAMAKFVGEGGVSRKVTFEYRLADGSWQKVNSNKPIWQLELKGNQATEVSFKNTSGAVLFTRLISDGIPAAMDETETAKGLDLTVVYMDMAGEKLDPTLIAQGTDFKAQVTVKNTGNIDYNELAIHQIFPSGWEIHNTRLTGATTGGDKAEYVDIRDDRVYTFFDLKKGKSKTFNVLLNASYLGRYYLPALAVEAMYDKTIQARKRGQWVEVNKRAKK; encoded by the coding sequence ACCTCAGGTCAGATTTATACTGCTCAGCTCAATTTGTCGAAGCTATTACCTAATCTTTCATCTGATTTAGCAAATTTTACCTTTCAGTTTAAGGCAAAAGATCAGTTTATCAATGTGAGCCCATTGGCAAGCACTGTAACTAAAGATAAAAATAACACATGGATGGAGTTGGAAGGGGAACTAACAACACACGATGTGGAAGATGTAGAAGGAATCGAAAAAGTCCTAACAGCCTATGATGGTGATCGCCCTCTTAAAATTAATTGGAAGCACCAAAATGGGAAAAAGCATCGTTTTTCTATTGAAAATGTTCAACAAAAAGCCAAAGCTTATCCTATTACTTGGAAGTGGAATGGAAAACCGCTTAATTCTAAAACAATTGGAGAATATTCTTTTAACATCCCTCCTGAAGGGGATTTTATGCATACCAATACCTATCGTTATAACAGCCCAGAACAACACATTATTTTAGAGTTTTCGGATTTGTTGGATACCGAGCAAAATTTAGAAGGGCTTGTTCAGTTGGCAGGTAAAAACATAAAATATGCGATTGAAGAAAACAAAATTAAGTTGTTTACAGATGGCAATTTATTGGGCAAAAAGCAACTCAAAATTTCTGGAGAAATAAAAAGCACCTTCGGCAAAAAACTGGGGAGCCCTTTGACAGAAACCATTACTTTTTCGGATACCAAACCTAAAGTAGAGTGGTTGGGCAAGGGGAACATTATTCCTAAGTCTAAGAAGATGCCTGTTGTTTTTAAGACCGTTAACCTAAATGCAGTTGATGTTCGGGTTATAAAAGTCAAAGAAAAAAATATCAAACAATTCTTCCAAGTCAACCGAATTGATGGGGATAGTGAATTAAAAAGAGTAGGAACGGTTGTTTTAGAAAAGAAGATTGCCTTGGACAAAACCAAAGGCTTAAATCTATCTGAATGGACCAATCATTCTCTTGATTTGGCAGATTTAATTACGCCAGAGCTAGGAGCCGTTTATGAGATTGCACTTGGGTTTAGCCAGTCTTATTCTTTATATCCTTGTGAGGCTTCAGATGCGGAAGAAGGGCATTATGAAGCAATTGATATGATGGATTTGCCCAAAAATTGGGACAGCCCGAATTACAGCAGTAGTTATTGGGATAATTATGACGATGACTACGATTATGGTGATTTAAACAATCCTTGTAGCCGTTATTACTATCGACCTAATTTGGTGGCCAAACGGAATATTTTGGCATCAGACCTAGGAATTATTGCCAAGCAAGGAGATAATGGAAGTTTGTTTGTTGTTAATAATTTGCAGACAACAGAACCTCTCAAAAGTGTGGAGTTAGAGTTTTACGATTATCATCAAGAACTAATCGGAACGGCCAAAACGGATAAGGAAGGAATGGCAAGCCCTTCTTTGGCAAAAAAGCCTTTTTTCCTAATTGCTAAATTGGGTGACCAAAGAGGTTATTTGCGCTTGGACGATGGTTCTGCTTTGTCAATGAGTCGTTTTGATGTAGCTGGAAGCACCTACCACAAAGGATTAAAAGGGTTTATTTATGGAGAACGTGGTGTTTGGAGACCTGGCGATGAATTATTCTTGAATTTTATCTTAGAAGACAAAGACAAAACATTACCCGCCAATCATCCAGTCGTCTTTACACTAAAAGATTCTAGAGGATCTATTGTAGTTAAAAAAACAAGCACAAAAGGCGTCAATGGCATTTATAATTTTACGTGCCAAACCGATGAAGAAGCGCCAACGGGTAATTATTTGGCGACGGTTCGTGTAGGAGGGGCTAAGTTTAGCAAAAACATTAAAGTGGAGGCTATCAAGCCCAATCGCTTGAAAATGGATTTGGATTTTGGAGTAAAAGAACTTTCTGTTGAGAATAAATCCCTTGAAGGACGATTAACATCTACTTGGTTGCATGGTGCTGTTGCCAAAAACTTAAAGGCAAAGGTTGAGGTCACCTTATCAGAAGGAAAAACAAAATTTGTAAAATATAGCGAATATGCTTTTCACGATCCTGCACGTGAATTTTCTCCTGAGGATAAAGTAATTTTTGAAGATAAACTCGATGAAAATGGAAAGGCTACTGTAAAAACAACGATTGCAGCAAATCGCCAAGGGCCAGGAATGCTCAAAGCAAATTTTCGTATGAAAGTTTTTGAACCAGGTGGGGATTTTAGTATTAGCCAGTTTTCAATGCCTTATCATCCATACAAAACGTATGTAGGGGTTCGGATTCCCAAAGGAGACGAGGCTAGAAATATGTTGTTAACAGATGTCAAACACGACATTGAAATTGTTGCCTTGGATAAAGATGGTGAATTGGTCGATGAGGCAGAATTAGAGGTAAAACTTTATAAATTAGAATGGAAGTGGTGGTTTGATAAAAATAGAGATGAGGTATCTAGTTACCGAGGCAAGGTTTATGGTACTGAGGTGACTTCTGGTAAAGTTTCTACCAAAAATGGTAAGGCAACTTGGCAAATGGAAGTAAAATACCCAAACTGGGGGCGTTATTTGGTACGTGTGTCGAATGGAAAAACAGGGCATAGCACAGGAAAAGTATTCTACATTGATTGGCCAGGCTGGGCAGGACGTTCTACCGAAAATGATCCAGGTGGGGCTACTGCCTTGAATTTTACAGCAGATGCCAAAAAATATAAGGTGGGGGATGAAATTACACTTAATATCCCAACAGGACAGGCTGGACGAGCTTTGGTTTCTATTGAAAATGGAACAAAAATCGTTGAAGCGCATTGGGTAGAAACCCAAAAAGGAGCTACTCAATTCAAATTCAAAGCAACAGCCGCAATGGCTCCCAATGCTTATGCTTCTGTTTCCTTGTTACAACCACATGCCCAAACTAAAAATGATTTACCGATTCGTATGTATGGAGCTATTCCGCTCAAAGTAGAAGATCCAAGTACGCATTTAGAGCCTGAAATGGTAATTCCTGACGAATTGCGACCTGGGCAAGAGTTTGCTATGTCAGTAAAAGAACGCAAAGGAGGACCAATGGCTTATACGATTGCTATTGTAGATGAAGGTTTGCTGGATTTAACACGTTTTAAAACGCCATCTCCTTGGAATACCTTTTACAAAAGGGAAGCACTGGGAGTCAAGACTTGGGATATGTACAATGATGTATTAGGAGCCTTTGGCGGTGATGTGAAAAGCTTGTTGAGTATTGGAGGGGATGGTGCTGCTGCTGATCGAGCTCGTAAAAAACCAGATCGTTTTAAGCCCGTAGTTATCTATTTAGGACCTTTTTATCTAAAGGAAGGAGAAACCGCCAATCATAAATTTACCATGCCCAACTATGTTGGTTCTGTGCGTGCTATGGTGGTTGCTGCTAATGATGGTGCCTATGGTTCTACGGAAAAAGCAATTCCTGTCCGTCAACCTTTGATGGTTTTAGGAACGGTGCCTAGAGTTTTGGGCGTGGGAGAAAGCTTTAAGCTGCCTGTGACGGTATTTGCTATGAAAGAGAATATTAAAAATGTTGATGTTAAGGTCGAGACCTCTGGGCTTATTGATGTTGCAGGAAAAAAGACAGGCAATGTGACGTTTAAAGAACCAGGAAATGACTTAACCTATTTTGAATTGCTCACACGATATAGAGTAGGAGCTGGGCACATCAAAATTACAGTTTCTAGTGGAAAGGAATCGGCTACCTATGAGACAGATGTAATCGTCAGAAATGCCAACCCAAGAGAAACCTTAGTAGCGCATCAGACCTTAGAGGACAAACAGTCTTGGAAACAAACCTACAAACCAATAGGTATGATGGGAACCAACCATGGCGTAATGGAGGTTTCTTCTATTCCGCCTATGAATTTGGGCAAGCGACTTAAATATTTGATTCGCTATCCTTATGGTTGTGTGGAACAAACAACTTCTTCTGTTTTTCCTCAAGTGTATCTAACGGCTTTGATGGATTTGCCTGAACAGAAAAAAGAAAAAATTACAACGAATATAAAAGCGGGTATCAAGCGTTTATATCGTTATCAGAACCCAAGTGGTGCAATGGCTTATTGGCCAGGACAAGCGGATGATTTGTGGGCTACCAATTATGCAGGACATTTTATGATTGAGGCTAAAAAAGCGGGGTATACCGTAACCGATGAGTTTATGAAAGCTTGGATTGCTTTCCAAACAAGTACGGCTCAAAAATGGACAGCAAAAGGAACAGTGAGTGATGATTTGACGCAGGCTTATCGTTTGTTTTTATTAGCATTGGCAGGCAAGCCTGATTTGGGCTCTATGAATAGAATGCGACTAAAACAGTCTAAGGCGGAAGCCGTGGCTGCTCGTTGGTATTTGGCGGCAGCTTACCACATGGCGGGGCAAAAAGAGGTCGCAAAAACGATTGCTACCAAAGCTGTTTTAACGGCTTTGCCCTATAAAGGAAGCAATGCTGCGAGTACGTTTGGTTCTCAATTTCGAGATCAAGCTTTGATTTTGCAAGCTTTGAGCATTATGAATTTGCGCAACAATGCCAATGATATTGTAAAGACTATTTCTGATAAATTGGCTTCTGATAATTGGCTGAATACACAAGAAACAGCACAGGCTTTGGTGGCAATGGCAAAATTTGTAGGAGAAGGAGGTGTGAGTAGAAAGGTTACCTTCGAATATCGTTTGGCAGATGGCAGTTGGCAAAAAGTGAACAGCAATAAACCAATTTGGCAATTAGAATTAAAAGGGAATCAGGCGACTGAAGTAAGCTTTAAAAATACAAGTGGTGCCGTTCTTTTTACCCGTCTAATTTCAGATGGTATTCCTGCTGCTATGGACGAAACGGAAACGGCAAAGGGACTGGACTTAACTGTTGTATACATGGATATGGCAGGAGAAAAATTAGATCCTACCCTGATTGCACAAGGAACAGACTTTAAAGCCCAAGTGACTGTTAAAAACACAGGAAACATCGATTATAATGAATTGGCCATTCATCAAATTTTTCCTTCTGGTTGGGAAATTCACAACACTCGCTTGACAGGAGCAACAACAGGAGGGGACAAGGCAGAATATGTCGATATTCGAGATGATCGAGTGTACACGTTCTTTGACTTGAAAAAAGGCAAAAGCAAAACGTTTAATGTATTGCTCAATGCAAGTTATTTGGGACGCTATTATTTGCCAGCTTTGGCAGTAGAAGCGATGTATGATAAGACCATTCAGGCTCGAAAACGAGGACAGTGGGTTGAGGTTAATAAACGAGCAAAAAAATAA